CCTGCCAGTACGAGAGCGCGGCGCGGATGATGAGAAGGTGCGCTACGACATTGTCGGGCCGATCTGCGAGTCCACCGACAAGTTTGCTGCAGAGCGTGACATGCCGCGCATTGAAGGGGGCGACCGTCTGGCTGTAATGTCGGCGGGCGCCTACGGTGCCGTGCTTTCGTCGCAATACAATGCGAGACCTCTTGTCCCGGAAGTCTTGGTCGATGGAGACCGCTACGCCGTCATCCGCAGGCGACCTGACTTCGATGAGATGATCGCACTGGAGAGCATGCCCGATTGGCTGAGCTGAAACGGATCCCCGGACTTGAGCCGAAGATCGCCCGGACCCAAGCGGCGCTCTGGCGGCTGAGTGCGGCCCGCGCATTCTGGCCTCTCGCTGTTTTTGTTACGATTTTCTTCGCCATGGTGCTGACCGGGCTGATCGACGCTGCCAGCGATCAGGTCGCTTCCATTGCGCTTATCATCTTTCTCGCTGGGCTTCTGCCGCTCGTCTGGCTGGGCGCAGCCCGCTACCGCGCACCCGAGCGCGGCGAAGCCATCCGCCTGCTCGACCGCCAATCAGAGCTGCGTCCGCTTACTGCACTTCAGGATCGCCCTGCCCGCCCGGATGCGAGCGGCGTGGCGCTGTGGCGTGCCCATGAAACAGACCTGACCGACGCCGCGCGCCGCCTGAATGTCCCCGATTTTGGCGCAGAATGGCGCGCCTCGGACCCGCTTTATCTTCGCTTTATCCTGCCAGCCTTGCTGGCCCTTGCTGCTTTCCTATCGCTCTCAGTCGCAGGTGAGCGCCTCTCACGCGCCTTCAGCCCGGATATTGGCAGTCTGTTCGGCGCTGAAAATATCCGCATCGAAGCGTGGATCACGCCGCCAGAGCATACTGGTAAGCCGCCCGTCTTCCTCGCGTCTGATGCCGCGCCGGTCCGCGTTCCTGCCGGATCTGAACTGACGGTCCGGGCGCAGGCCCCGTCAGCGCCCAATCTCATTATTGAGGGCGAAGAGGGCCGAGAGCGGGTCCGTTTCAGCAAAACCCCGGAAGGTGCTTACGAAGCGCGCACGATCATCACAGCCGATAGCGAGCTGCGTGTGAGCTGGTGGGGTGAGCGGGCGAGCTGGCGCGTCGAAGCCTCACCAGACGACCCGCCGGCCGTGGAATGGGTCTCCGCGCCAGAGGTCACGCCCACCGACAAGACCGAGTTCTCATGGAAGGCGAGTGACGATTACGGCATCGAGCGCCTCGAACTCGTCCTCTACCGCGTCGATGAGGGCGGCGATGCGCGCGAAGACGCCATCATCGTCCAGCTTCCCGGCCTGTCGCCGAAGGAAGCCGAAGAGACGACCTCGATTGACCTGACCCGGCACCGCTGGGCGGGCCTCGAACTGCGCGGCTTCCTGCGCGCGACCGACGGGGCGGGTCAGTCCACGATGAGCGAGGCACAAGTCTTCATCCTCCCGGAAAAGCTGCTGCTCCAGCCACTGGCACGGGCCATACAGGACATCCGCGTCACCATCCTGCGCGAGGATGGCGAATATGAAGTGGTCGAGGCGGCAAATCGCGAAAGCCTGGCTCAGGACAAAGTGTTCACCGAAGCGACGCAGCGTATTTCCCGCGCCCCTGCCGGTATCCAGCGCGCGTCCCTGATGATTGATGCCGTGACCTACAAACCTGAGCGCTATTTCGAGGATGTCAGCGTCTATTTCGGCTTGAGCCATGCCGGGTCCATCCTGCAGGCGGCGAGCTCCACAGATGAAGCCGACGAGACAGAGCCGCTTCTCTGGTCTCTGGCGCTGCGTGCAGAATATGGCAGCGCCGCCGATGCCCTTCGCGCCTTGCAGGCTGCCCGTCAGGCACTTGAAGAAGCATTGCGGGACGGTGCCTCCGAAGCTGAAATCCAGCGGCGTATGGAAGCGTTCAAACAGGCGGCGCAAAACTATCTCGCCGCCCGTATGGCTGAGGCGCTCGCGAACGGCCTCGATAGCCCGCCGAGCGATACGGACAGCGCGCAAGGCGGCGGGTCTGGCATGGGCGGCAGCGATTTTGCCGATATGCTCGATGCGCTGTCTGACCTGACCGAAACCGGCGCTACCGATCAGGCGCGCCAGCTGCTCGCCGACATCACGAATATGCTCGAGAACCTCCAGTTCCAGCAGGGCGATGGCAGCGGCGAAGGCTTTCCGGGCATGCCGGGCGAGCAGGGTGAGAATGACGAGGACATGCCTGACGAAGAGCGAGAGCTTTCCGAGACCCTGCAGGAGCTGTCCGACCTGCTTCGCGAACAGCGCGACCTCAATGACGACACGCTGGCCGAGCAGCGCGGCGAACGGCGCAATCAGCCCGGCCAGCAGCCCGGAAACCAGCAACAGGGCGAGCAGGGTGAGTCCGGCTCCCAGCCCGGCGAGCAAGAGGGTGAGGATGGCAGCTCAAGCCGAGGCGGTACGCTGACCGAACGCCAGGCCCGTCTGGGTGACCTTGTCGAAGAGCTCGCCCGTCGGCGCGGACGCGACGGCGGAAGCAGCGAGGATGGGACTGGGGCTGGCGGTACGGTTGATGAGGAAACTCTCGAAGCCATTGAGCGGGCCCAGCGCCGCGCCGCTGAAGCGCTCGAAGACGGCAATAATTTCCGCGCCATCCGCAATCAGGATGATGCCACCGACCAGATACGCGAGCTTGCCGAGACACTTGCCGGAGAGCTGGATGATCTCAAGCGTGAGCGCCTTGGCGAGGAATATGGCAATGGCGGCGATCAGGTCGACCCGTTCGGCCGTCCGATGGGCGGTACGTCCGACAGCCGCGACGTGAACATTCCTGACGAGGCTGAACGCCAGAGGGCGAAGGATATTCTGGAAGAACTCCGCCGCCGCTATGGCGACCCCGCCGACGAGGAAGAGCGTAACTACCTCGAGCGCCTGCTCGACCGCTTCTGATCGTTCTACGCTGAGCTTGGGCGCCGCCCCGTCCTTCTGCTTCGCTCAGGATGGGGGGCTATTGGTAAGTTCCCTTGCCCGCATGGTGAGCGAAGTCGACCCACGCGGGCGTAGAGTGCCTCAATTCGCACATCGCCCTGTCAGGCCGCGCCGGGCCCATCATCGCCGCTGCCATCACCCTTGAAGGTCCGCATCATGAAGATGGGAACAGAGCCGCGCTCGGTCACTGCCCAGTCCAGCGGCTGGTCATGCGGTTCGGCGGGCAGCTCGTCGAGCATTTGCGCATGAAAGCCAAGACCGCAGGCAAAGACACGGCCGTTCTCTCGCAGGCCGGCCAGCGTGCGGTCATAATGGCCTTTGCCATAGCCAAGGCGCACGCCCATGCCATCAAAGGCAAGGAGTGGCATTAGCACCAGCGTCGGATAGACCGTATCCGCGCCCTCCAAAGGCTGGCGCAGGCCCATGGGCCCGTCCTCAAGGCCCGCCCCTTGCGACCAGGCTCGAAATGTCATCGAGCCATCTGCCTCAAGACGCGGCAGGGCAAGCTTTGCGCCTTCCCCCTCAAGCCGTTCCATGAGGGGCAATGGATCAATCTCGCTCCCGATCGGCAGGTAGCCCGCAACCACGGGGCCGTAGCGCTCAAGCAGCTTGAGCGGAAACTTGGATGCGAGTGTTTCGCCCGCGTCAGGGTCACGCGCATGGGCTTCTTCGCGCAGGGTCTTCAGCTCACGCCGGAGGGCAGCTTTCTTGTTCCCGGCGCTCAAACCGTTTCTTCCTGGCCAAGGCCAACCAGCGCCTTTGCATAGGCGGCGGCGCTGAAGGGTTGCAGGTCTTCGGCCTTCTCGCCAACACCGACAAAGTGGATCGGCAAAGCATGTGCTTCGGCAACGGCAACGAGCACGCCGCCCTTGGCCGTGCCATCGAGCTTCGTCATCACGATGCCCGACACTTCAGCCGTATGGCGGAAGGCTTCGACCTGGCTCAGCGCGTTCTGGCCGACCGTCGCATCAAGGACGAGGATCACGTCATGCGGCGCATCCGGGTCGAGCTTGCGCGTCACGCGGACGATCTTGGCGAGCTCTGACATGAGCTCGGCCTTGTTCTGCAGGCGGCCCGCCGTATCGACGAGGACGAGGTCGAGATCTTCGCGCTGCGCCTTTTCAATGGCCTCATAGACGAGGCCGGCAGCATCAGCGCCTGTCGGCTTGGAGAGAACCGGAATACCGGCCCGCTCACCCCAGACGGTCAGTTGCTCAATGGCGGCGGCGCGGAATGTGTCACCGGCGACCAGCAGCGCCTTGGCGCCCTGCTCTTTCAGCTTTGATGCGATCTTGCCGATTGTCGTGGTCTTGCCAGACCCGTTCACGCCGACAAACAGGACGACGCGCGGGCGTGGCCCATCAGCGAAATCAACAACCTGCTCGCGCGGCTTCATGATCGCTTCGATTTCAGAGGCGAGCGCAATGCGGATTTCGTCGTCGCTGATATCCTTGTCGAACCGCGTCTTTGCGAGGTTCGAGGTAATCTTCGCAGACACTTTCGCGCCCATATCCGACATGATCAGCAGGTCTTCGAGGTCTTCCAGCGCGTCATCGTCGAGCTTGCGGCCGCCAAACATGCCTGTGAGGCTGGTGCCAAGCTTGGAGGAGGACTTGGAGAGCCCGCCCGACAGCTTGTCGAAAAAGCCCGGGTCGCGAATTTCAGCATAGGGATCAGGCTCGCCGCGGGCGATGGCGGCCTGGCGCTCTTCTTCCTTGCGGCGGGCTTCCTCGCGGGCGGCCTCGGCGCGGCGGCGCTCTTCAAGGATCTTGAGTTCATTCTCAGCCTTCTGGCGGGCCGCTTCGTCTTCGGCCTCAACGGCTTCGCGCTTCTGACGCTCTTCCCAGGCCTTATTGGCTTCGGCGATTGCGGCGTCGATCTTGGCCTGTTCAGCAGCTTTGCGTTCTGCCTCGGCAGCCTCTTCTGCCGCCTTACGCTCAGCTTCTGCCTTCTCGGCAGCCTCTTTCGCGGCCAGCTCTTCGGCCGACAGTTCCGGCTCGCGCATTTGCGCGCCGGCGTCTTCCAGCTCGTCTTTTTTCTTTTTCTTTCCGAACCAGAGGATCATGCAGGCTCCGCGATCAGTTTCTGTCCATCCTGAGCGACTATCCGCGCGGGAACGGGGCGTCCAGCCTCAAGCGTGGCAAAACCCGTCAGCGCAACGCGTGAGAAATCGGAAAGTCGCCCGTCACTTTCCTGCTCGACCAGAACATCCCGCACTGCGCCAACATGCGTGTCGAGGTGACGGGCGAGGGCACGCTCACCGACATCGCGCAGGCGTGCGGCGCGCTCCTTGATGAGAGCCTTTTCAAGCTGCGGCATGCGCGCGGCAGGCGTGCCGGGGCGCGGGCTGTAGGGAAAGACGTGCAGGAAAGCGAGGTTGCAGTCCTCAACGAGGCGAACCGAATTCTCGAACGCGCTTTCCGTCTCTGTCGGAAAGCCGGCGATGATGTCCGCGCCAAGCGCGATGTCAGGGCGGATGGCGCGCAGCTTTTGCGCCAGCTCAATTGCATCCTCCCGCGAATGACGCCGCTTCATCCGCTTCAGCATGAGATTGTCACCATGCTGAAGCGAGAGATGCATGAAGGGCGCAAGGCGCGGGTCGCCAATCGCCTCGAACAGCGCGTCATCCATTTCAATGGCATCAATGGAAGA
This genomic interval from Thalassovita mediterranea contains the following:
- the ftsY gene encoding signal recognition particle-docking protein FtsY, whose protein sequence is MREPELSAEELAAKEAAEKAEAERKAAEEAAEAERKAAEQAKIDAAIAEANKAWEERQKREAVEAEDEAARQKAENELKILEERRRAEAAREEARRKEEERQAAIARGEPDPYAEIRDPGFFDKLSGGLSKSSSKLGTSLTGMFGGRKLDDDALEDLEDLLIMSDMGAKVSAKITSNLAKTRFDKDISDDEIRIALASEIEAIMKPREQVVDFADGPRPRVVLFVGVNGSGKTTTIGKIASKLKEQGAKALLVAGDTFRAAAIEQLTVWGERAGIPVLSKPTGADAAGLVYEAIEKAQREDLDLVLVDTAGRLQNKAELMSELAKIVRVTRKLDPDAPHDVILVLDATVGQNALSQVEAFRHTAEVSGIVMTKLDGTAKGGVLVAVAEAHALPIHFVGVGEKAEDLQPFSAAAYAKALVGLGQEETV
- a CDS encoding 5-formyltetrahydrofolate cyclo-ligase — its product is MSAGNKKAALRRELKTLREEAHARDPDAGETLASKFPLKLLERYGPVVAGYLPIGSEIDPLPLMERLEGEGAKLALPRLEADGSMTFRAWSQGAGLEDGPMGLRQPLEGADTVYPTLVLMPLLAFDGMGVRLGYGKGHYDRTLAGLRENGRVFACGLGFHAQMLDELPAEPHDQPLDWAVTERGSVPIFMMRTFKGDGSGDDGPGAA
- a CDS encoding DUF4175 domain-containing protein, translating into MAELKRIPGLEPKIARTQAALWRLSAARAFWPLAVFVTIFFAMVLTGLIDAASDQVASIALIIFLAGLLPLVWLGAARYRAPERGEAIRLLDRQSELRPLTALQDRPARPDASGVALWRAHETDLTDAARRLNVPDFGAEWRASDPLYLRFILPALLALAAFLSLSVAGERLSRAFSPDIGSLFGAENIRIEAWITPPEHTGKPPVFLASDAAPVRVPAGSELTVRAQAPSAPNLIIEGEEGRERVRFSKTPEGAYEARTIITADSELRVSWWGERASWRVEASPDDPPAVEWVSAPEVTPTDKTEFSWKASDDYGIERLELVLYRVDEGGDAREDAIIVQLPGLSPKEAEETTSIDLTRHRWAGLELRGFLRATDGAGQSTMSEAQVFILPEKLLLQPLARAIQDIRVTILREDGEYEVVEAANRESLAQDKVFTEATQRISRAPAGIQRASLMIDAVTYKPERYFEDVSVYFGLSHAGSILQAASSTDEADETEPLLWSLALRAEYGSAADALRALQAARQALEEALRDGASEAEIQRRMEAFKQAAQNYLAARMAEALANGLDSPPSDTDSAQGGGSGMGGSDFADMLDALSDLTETGATDQARQLLADITNMLENLQFQQGDGSGEGFPGMPGEQGENDEDMPDEERELSETLQELSDLLREQRDLNDDTLAEQRGERRNQPGQQPGNQQQGEQGESGSQPGEQEGEDGSSSRGGTLTERQARLGDLVEELARRRGRDGGSSEDGTGAGGTVDEETLEAIERAQRRAAEALEDGNNFRAIRNQDDATDQIRELAETLAGELDDLKRERLGEEYGNGGDQVDPFGRPMGGTSDSRDVNIPDEAERQRAKDILEELRRRYGDPADEEERNYLERLLDRF